The DNA region CCTGCCATCGACGCCGCGCACGCAACGGGCGGCGGCGAAGTCTGGATTGCGAAGGGGGAATATGGCGAGCCCCGTAAACACGTCGACACGGATATCAACACGGGCGCTCTGGTACTAAAGCCCGGCATTGCTTTGTATGGCGGATTTGTTGGAAGCGAATCGGTTCGTGATGCTCGCGATCCCGCAAAATACACTACGACGATTACCGGCAAAGCGTCCCGCGATGGCCAGGCAGCCTATCACGTCGTATTCGGCGCAAACGGTGCGAGCTTGGACGGATTCACGATTCGAGACGGGCTTGCCAACGCGGAACATCCGTACCACAAATACGGCGCGGGGATAGTCTGCACTTCTCTGGACATGTCAATCACGAATTGCGTAATCGAGAATTGTGGCGCGGATAACGGGGGCGGCGGCATCTACGCCAGATTGAGCAGCCTTACTCTGACCGGATGTGTCGTCCGCAACAATCGAAGTGACTTTGGCGGCAACGACCCGGAAGAAATTGGGTGCGGCGCAGGCATCTGGTTTGGCAATTCCGAAAGAGGATTGCGCATCGAATCCTGTATGATCGAGAACAACCGGGCAAGCGGCCGGGGCGGTGGACTGTACGTACGCAGGGCTCGGGTCACGGTTGTTAACAGCAAATTCGACTCTAATTCCGCGCTGTGGGGGGGCGGGTTTGCTGCTTACAGCGACTGCAATGCATCGGTTGCAGGTACCACATTTACGGACAACAGAGGGCGGTTCGGTGGTGCGGTCCGGATTGCTCATCGCTCGCCTTCAGATTTCTCGCGCTGTAGTTTTCGTTCCAATACGTCTACCGGTGGCGCAGGCGGAGCCCTCAATTTCTACTACTCGGGCAGCGCAAACCTTTCAGACTGTTCGCTCGTCGACAACAAAGCCGAAGGTTTCGTCGGTGGCGGGGTTCGACTACAGTCCGCTGCAATGCACGCAGTTCGCAGCGAATTCCGCAATAATTCCGGTACGGCAGGTGGAATGGCATGCCTTACGGACAGTTCCTTGATTTTGGAGGCCTGTACCGTGACAGGCAATTCGCCATATGCATTGATGGCGACAACAACAAAAGAAGTCGTCACCGCGATTAACAGCAAGTTCGGCACGAACGGGAACGCCTTGTATCACGTGGAACCGACGCGGCAGAACTTCGCAAGTGTCGAGCAAATGGCCGCGGCGTTTCCCACTTGGAGGGGAAATCGGTCGATAGCACCCGGAGCAAGTCCTCCGCCGAATAGGGTCGCTGCAGTCACACCGGCACCGATACCACCACCCGCGCCCACACCAATGCCAATTTCGCAGGACACACTTGCTATCAAGACGGAAGGCACAAGCTTTACGATTAGCGGTGTCTTTGCGTTTTGCTCTGTTATCGCGATCGTTTTCCTTGTCGGCGTGTTCGCCGTAGTTCTGGGCGGCAGGGGCAATACTTCGCGGCAGACGTCTGCCTCTATTGTCCTGCCGGACGAACCAGAGACTACGCGTCCCCGCTTTCGATGATCGCGTGCGTTTCCCGGTCGATTTCGTCGAGGGACATGCCGCGCGCGCGTTGAATGCGATCGAAGCGCTTCTGGAATTGGCCGAGGGCAAAGTCGGTGAAGTCGGATACCTTCAGGCCGAACGGAATGGGATCGTAGCTCCCAAGCGTCTCGTCGATGATACCGAGCGCGGGCGCGAGCAATTCGTTCATGGTGCTTTCAACGACCTCGAACAGGCTGGGGTCTTCCGCCATGAGCCGCGAAAGCAGGTACACGCCGTACGCTATGTGGCGCGCTTCATCCTGCTTGGTGTGAGTGATGCCCATGCGCTGCGTCGGAAGTATGTTGAACCGGTCGCACACGGTGAAGTACGCATGGTAGCCGGTTTCGGCGAGCATGCCTTCGATAACCATGTTGTACGTCGCGGAGGCCTTCGCCAGCGCCGCGGGTGAAACATCGGTCGTCAGCGCGTTCATGGTCTGCGGTAGCGTTTCATAGAAAAGAAATCGGTAGTTCGGCCCGTGCAGATGACTCTGATCGCCGGTCACGCCCGCAACTTCGGTGAGGAACCGCTGAAAGAAATCCACATGCTTCGCTTCTTCCCAGAGGAATGACGTCAGATAGATTTCCTCCTCGATGCGCCCTTCGCGCGCGATTGCCGCGATCAGCGGCAGCAAATCGAGCGTCACCGCCTCCTCACCCGCCTGAAACACCGACGACAAATGCACCAACACCGCGCGCTCATCGTCCTGCAAGCGAGCCCAATCTTCCTTGTCCTTCGAGAAGTCGAACTCGCTCGGGTTCCAGATTCCGATGCGCTTGGCTTTCTCGAACAGTTTCATCGGCGCAAGGTCGCGCCGCAGTCCTGACGTGGTTGTCGCAAATCCCGCATGCACCATTGATTTTCTCCCTCTCCGTTGATGGCTCCACCGCCACGATGATACCCGAATTAATGGGCCACTGCACTGAGTTTGTAGGCCTTTTTCGCTGGCGACCGGCGAGTGCCGATGTGTTATAACCTATTTTGCATGAATATCTTATGATCTGGCAATCGTTTCCGTACAATTTTGAACACACTTGTCAAGCTGCTGACCTCGCGCGGCGAAAAAGGGAAAGACTTCACCCCCCATTTATGCTATGCTGATTGGTGCCTCTCACGAGGCAAGAACCAGTTTAAGCCGTCGGGGCAGGCGGGCCTGCCGCATCTTGTCCCCGCGACGCGCAGTTGGAAAGGCGTTCATCCGGCGGTGCTTTTGCCATTCCACCGTTTTGGATGTGGTGCAGCGCTTTTCATCCCGGCTCAGGGCTGCTGCGTAGCGCGGTCGATCGGATACTCAGTGCGGGTGACCGTGACTGCCGTCTTTAGCGCCTCCTACGCGTTTCCTCCTTTTGGAGACGGTACTGGCAGGTCCGCCCCCCGGCGCTTATGACTGGTGAGCCGCGCGCCCTTCCCACATTCGTCCGATTGTCCTTTTTTCGTGCTCGTGTCTCGTGCTCGTGTCTCGTGCTCGTGTCTCGTGCTCGTGCTCGTGCTCGTGCTCCTAATCGTGCTCGTAATCGTAATTTCTCGTTGCGACGTTTCCACTTCGTAACGTGCTCTTGAAAAGCTCCGCTTTGGCGTTGTTCCAAGAAAACACCCCATTCCGTCCATCTCGTCCATTTCGTCCATGCGCCCTCCCCATGCGATACTTCCCCCCATGAAACCGCTAACCCAATTCCTCTTTACATTCATTCTGGCATTCTCCGCTGCCGCGGAAACCCTCTACAACGGCATCGAAGTTCCCACGCCCTGGCCGCCCGCCGACCGCGCACCAACGCGCGAACCGATGGAGCTCCCATACCTCAAGAACCCGCCTGCGATCATTCCAATCGACGTCGGCCGCCAACTCTTCGTTGACGACTTCCTGATAGAGAAAACCGATCTCAAACGCACGTTCCACAACGCCGAGTACTATCCCGACAACCCTGTCCTTTCACCCGACAAAGAATGGGAATCCGGCGAATCGCAAAACCATCCGGCGCCCACCGCCATGCCGTTCAGCGACGGCGTATGGTTCGATCCGCAGACCCAACTATTCAAGATGTGGTACATGGGCGGCTACGTGAAATCGACGTGCTACGCCGAATCGAAGGACGGCATTACCTGGACGAAGCCCGAATTGGATGTCGTCCCGGGAACGAACATCGTCCAGACTCATGGCCGCGATTCCGCTACTGTCTGGCTCGATTTGCTCGATCCCGATCCGCAACGCCGTTACAAACTGTTCTCGTACCTCCGCCCCGACGACAACGGCCGCTACACGATCTATTTTTCGTCCGACGGCAAGCATTGGGGCGACCCCGTCGCAACCAGCGGTCCCACCGGCGACCGCTGCACCGTCTTCTACAACCCGTTCCGAAAGGTTTGGGTCTATAACATCCGCGCATACGAACCCGGTGGCGTCGGCAGGTACCGGCGTTACCACGAAAACGCGGACGTCCTCGAAGCGGCGAAATGGAAGGAAGGCGAACCCGTGTTCTGGGTCGGCGCCGACACCGGCGACTACATGCGCGACGACCTCAAAACACCCTGCGAACTCTACAACCTCGACTGCGCTGCCTATGAAAGCCTGCTAATCGGCCTCTTCTCGATTTGGCGCGGGCAACCGCAGGACCGCGCGAAGCCCAACGAAATCTGCATCGGGTTCAGCCGCGACGGCTTCCACTGGGACCGCCCGAGCCACACACCCTTCATCCCCGTATCCGAACAGTACGGCGACTGGAACTGGGGCAACGTGCAATCCGCCGGCGGCTGTTGCCTCGTCGTCGGCGACAAACTCTACTTCTACGTCAGCGGACGCAAAGGCGTCCAAGGCTCCCCGTCCTCCGGCGTATGCAGCACCGGCCTCGCGACCCTCCGCCGTGACGGCTTCGCGTCCATGGACGCCATCGACGGCGAGGGCACACTGACGACGCGCCCAGTGAAATTCTCCGGTAAACATCTCTTCATCAACGCCGACGCATCGCAAGGAGAGATTCGGGTTGATATCTTGCCTACGATTTTCGTCGGAGGGCGCCTTAGAACGGATAACCCCATGGATCCGATAGAAGGATTTGACGCCACGTCGTGTACGCCGATCAACACGAATCTAACTCGCGCATCGGTCACTTGGAAGTCCGGTCAGGATTTGTCGTCGCTCGCCAATACTCCCGTCCAATTTCGCTTTCACCTCAAGAACGCCCGCCTCTACTCCTTCTGTGTCACCGACGATCCCAACGGCGCCAGCAACGGCTACGTCGCTGCGGGTGGACCCGGCCTAACCGGATCGCAGGACGTCGCCGCGCCCCGCTGATCGTTCCTCGTTATTTCCCGGGAAGATACTTCGCGACACCCGTCTTGCCCGTCGCGGCGGGCAGTTCCAGATCGGGCAGCGGGTTTGCCTCGAGCACATACTGATTGAACATCCCATCCACCGCGCCGCCATATACTTCCCGGAACTGTCCGCGAAGATCGTCGTTACTCAAATTGCCGCGTCCCAACGCCAGGATAGACGCCATCGCTTCGTTCAACGTCTTGCCCTGCACCTTCAACTCTCGCTCCATTAGTAGCGCAAGCAACGCGCCTTTCGCGTATACGATCCGCCTCATTTTGAAATCGCGTTGCGACAATGCGGACGCATCCAGAAGGCTCACGGGCTTGTCGCCTTCCAGATAACGCATTTCCGCGTTCAAATCGGCGAAGCACGCCGTCGCAAATTCCGCGTCAATAAGCCCCGCATCCCGTGCCGCGCAGATTCCGTAGTACTCCGTAAACCCTTCGTGAAACCAGTTTGCATCCGGCTTGATAAGCCGGGAAGTGTTCCACCAATGAAACATCTCGTGCGCCAGCGTCACGGCTTCAGGTGGCTGTACCGCGCTGAACTGTCCTGACGAACCTCCTCGAATGAACCCGCGCGGCACAACAATCACGCAAAAAATGTCGCCCGGTGCGCCGGGTGCACACGCCGCTATGTCGCGTTCGATCTTTAGAACGCGAAGCAGCGACGTGTTCTCCATCCCTTCTACTCCTACGCATACTCCCACCCGAAAGAGAATCTCGTCCGCGCTGAATTCGGTCACCGAGATCGGACCAATCCCAATGTACTCCGGGATCATGCCGCCAGCCCCCTCGCCGAGTACAAATGCGCCGTCGTGTTCGACCCACGGTGTCACAGCGGTCCATCCACCGGGCAGGTCAAAGCGAATCCGCTCCGCGCCCGCGACAATACGCTGTGGCAGGATCGTCGTCGTACGGAGTACGCCAAGGTCCCCCGTCACGCGGGCGCGCGCGTCCGCTGCGGTCGCCCGATCCGACGCTGGCGGATAGAACGTTGGGTCCACGTCGTACGCGATGCGCACGGTTCCCGCCGTGTCGGTCGGCAGAAAGCATCCGGTACCTTCTCTACTGTCACGCTTCGAGAACGGCCGAGTCTCCACTCGAATCTCGTGATCACCCTGAAACGCAACAATGCGCTGGATGGCGTCCGGTTTAAGTTCCGTGAAGTCGAATGACGGACCGGACGACCGGCCCGCCGGAAGCGTTATCGATCCGGAAATATGTATCGACGGCAAATCCTCGCGTTTGACCGTGACCCGGATTTCGTTGTCATCCGCGGCGTTCGCGCAGACGGATCCGATGCAACACGCGATGCCGGCAATTACGCAAAGCGTCCGTACGCGCCGATTGCATCTCATGGCGCCTCCGATCTGTCTTCAGTCGCATCCTCTTTGCGTGCAAGAGCTAGTTCCGAAAATCATACGGCCCTCTGTTCACATCGGCCGGGCCAATATTCTCCGGCCACCCCGTCTCGGGCTTCACGCCGAAAACCTCGCGCACGCATTCAGTCATCTCGAATCCAAACTCCGTGCACGGCTCGATATAGCTCCCTTCACCCCACTCATTCACAGGGCCAAGAATAACGAGCGGCTTGTTCGTCTCCCCGCAAAATGCCTTGGCTTGTTCAAGCAAACTTCGAAAGTGCGCGGGAGTCCTGCCGTCGATGACAAACGCCTTGTCGCCGTGCCATGGACGCGAATCCCATCCCGTATCGACAACCGGATAATACATGAGCGCGCCCGCGTCCGTGTTCTTCTGGCGCCACGACGTCGTGACGGTCCGCACTACATCGTCGAAAAGCGCGTGCTTCGAAACATTCGTGTCCGGGGCGATGGCGCCCCACTCATGATACGTCGTGATCCCGCTGAATCCCTCCACCACAAGGTTCTCAATGTGCGACTTCGCAAAGCTGTAGCCCATCGCAACGAACGTGATACCCTCGTACCCCGCATCCTTCGCCATCTGCTGCGATTCGGCGATCGCTTCCTTCACCGCATCCACGCCGCCGAGGTCGTTGCGCAAGTTGTCGGGCGACCACAAAAACACCGCGGGCTTTTCGTCGATGCGGTAGTACGCGGGCAGATTGAAATAATGATCGATCCAATGCTGCGTGACTGCGCGCCAGTCCTCGCGGCTGTGCGTCTTCGGCGGATTGTGGTTCGCCCACATAATCGCTACCTTGAGCTGGTCGCGGTATCGCGCCTTTCGGTATGCCTCGAA from Candidatus Hydrogenedentota bacterium includes:
- a CDS encoding right-handed parallel beta-helix repeat-containing protein, whose product is MLMQDPQAARVKAEFVECHLVRVCLRAGMRHACCPFHRPDYTRLPPCIKPRRAPRYLCAIVSAISHPARRSHAMRIRHVFALAVAALAAFSLPCAADIWYVNVANQAGPQDGKSWSTAFATIQPAIDAAHATGGGEVWIAKGEYGEPRKHVDTDINTGALVLKPGIALYGGFVGSESVRDARDPAKYTTTITGKASRDGQAAYHVVFGANGASLDGFTIRDGLANAEHPYHKYGAGIVCTSLDMSITNCVIENCGADNGGGGIYARLSSLTLTGCVVRNNRSDFGGNDPEEIGCGAGIWFGNSERGLRIESCMIENNRASGRGGGLYVRRARVTVVNSKFDSNSALWGGGFAAYSDCNASVAGTTFTDNRGRFGGAVRIAHRSPSDFSRCSFRSNTSTGGAGGALNFYYSGSANLSDCSLVDNKAEGFVGGGVRLQSAAMHAVRSEFRNNSGTAGGMACLTDSSLILEACTVTGNSPYALMATTTKEVVTAINSKFGTNGNALYHVEPTRQNFASVEQMAAAFPTWRGNRSIAPGASPPPNRVAAVTPAPIPPPAPTPMPISQDTLAIKTEGTSFTISGVFAFCSVIAIVFLVGVFAVVLGGRGNTSRQTSASIVLPDEPETTRPRFR
- a CDS encoding R2-like ligand-binding oxidase; this encodes MVHAGFATTTSGLRRDLAPMKLFEKAKRIGIWNPSEFDFSKDKEDWARLQDDERAVLVHLSSVFQAGEEAVTLDLLPLIAAIAREGRIEEEIYLTSFLWEEAKHVDFFQRFLTEVAGVTGDQSHLHGPNYRFLFYETLPQTMNALTTDVSPAALAKASATYNMVIEGMLAETGYHAYFTVCDRFNILPTQRMGITHTKQDEARHIAYGVYLLSRLMAEDPSLFEVVESTMNELLAPALGIIDETLGSYDPIPFGLKVSDFTDFALGQFQKRFDRIQRARGMSLDEIDRETHAIIESGDA